The following proteins are co-located in the Massilia litorea genome:
- a CDS encoding TonB-dependent receptor, whose protein sequence is MTETLLSRSVRRLFAGGGAIGPILLVQLLVQPQAHAQEAAERPVARVVVTGSNIRRAEAETASSVLTVNRADIERSGKSTVSELLQTLAVDNQGSVPSSFGNGFAAGASGISLRGLGTASTLVLLNGRRMAPYGLADDGQKVFSDLNVIPTDAVDRIEILKDGASAIYGSDAIAGVVNIILRRDFKGTTVRGSLGMTGDWDGEKENYAITHGFGDLQADRYNVLLNFEYKRNNNIWLRERDDRRHIGRIDLRRWGYSAQQALGGTGAITGPNAAGSAINGNVRNPLTNNYYNRGSLDPAAGFTRPQPGAACSNFTNQPQGDPGGGCLIDSTLLYNQIVPQQENYSVFGRGTFRLTPEIEGYTELNLYKSLTAASTTPSTVSANVGFPGGPVSNADIALGAGHPDNPYFGTAARLRYLAADVGPRVSNIDSIFVRALAGIKGSFAGWEYDTALLFSRNRVSNERSGYLQRDVAYALLNPTAANVALAQAGSPAYAALPAGTLWRIGENAGLNTPEVYGALSPRIANDARTKIIQGDFKATREVGQLAGGAIGVAAGAEWRREETELQPTAGTERGNIIGLGYSAYRGARNVFALYGEALAPVLPGLEVTGALRWDHFTDVGNSYTPKAGVKWQPVPQLALRGTFARGFRAPSAAENGVGGLAAFSTAADPLRCGLGVAAACNPASIAIITSPNPNLSPERSKSYNLGVIWDPLPRTSVSVDFWKIKRKNEINQELTTAAIAAGHVARDPSTAQQPGDPGAITAVLANYVNSAQTEVRGVDVDARHTVRLPGDWGNILLDGKWTYIDKWLRTELDGSSRDFAGTHGNCDVSNCVGTPDHRVNLRAAWDRGDWRVSLNANFRGTIENTQFKNDPRGCASHFANGEDAPSDCRLASFTTFDLVARWKPLPGLEVFGSIENLFDKIAPLDPLTYGAQAYNPLDFQGAVGRTFTLGARYTF, encoded by the coding sequence ATGACCGAGACCTTGTTATCCAGATCCGTGCGCCGCCTGTTCGCAGGTGGCGGCGCCATCGGCCCGATTTTGCTGGTCCAGCTGCTGGTCCAGCCGCAAGCCCATGCGCAGGAAGCGGCCGAGCGGCCGGTCGCGCGCGTCGTCGTCACCGGCAGTAACATCCGCCGTGCGGAAGCCGAAACCGCTTCGTCGGTGCTGACCGTCAACCGGGCCGACATCGAGCGCTCCGGCAAAAGCACCGTGTCCGAACTGCTGCAGACCCTGGCGGTGGACAACCAGGGCTCGGTGCCGAGCAGCTTCGGCAACGGCTTCGCGGCCGGCGCCTCGGGCATTTCGCTGCGCGGCCTCGGCACGGCCTCGACCCTGGTGCTGCTCAACGGCCGGCGCATGGCGCCCTACGGCCTGGCCGACGACGGCCAGAAGGTATTCTCAGACCTGAACGTGATCCCGACCGACGCCGTCGACCGCATCGAGATCCTGAAGGACGGCGCCTCCGCCATCTACGGCTCGGACGCGATCGCCGGCGTCGTCAACATCATCCTGCGCCGCGACTTCAAGGGCACCACGGTGCGCGGGTCCCTCGGCATGACCGGGGACTGGGACGGCGAGAAGGAGAACTACGCGATTACCCACGGCTTCGGCGACCTCCAGGCCGACCGCTACAACGTGCTGCTCAATTTCGAGTACAAGCGCAACAACAACATCTGGCTGCGCGAGCGCGACGACCGCCGCCACATCGGCCGCATCGACCTGCGGCGCTGGGGCTATTCGGCGCAGCAGGCGCTGGGCGGCACCGGCGCCATCACGGGACCGAACGCCGCCGGCAGCGCGATCAACGGCAATGTGCGCAATCCGCTCACCAACAACTACTACAACCGTGGCAGCCTCGACCCGGCAGCCGGATTCACGCGCCCCCAACCGGGCGCCGCCTGCTCGAACTTCACCAATCAACCGCAGGGTGACCCCGGCGGTGGCTGCCTGATCGATTCGACCCTGCTGTACAACCAGATCGTGCCGCAGCAGGAAAACTACAGCGTGTTCGGGCGCGGCACCTTCCGCCTGACGCCGGAGATCGAGGGCTATACCGAGCTGAACCTGTACAAGAGCCTGACTGCAGCGTCGACCACCCCCTCGACCGTCAGCGCCAACGTCGGTTTCCCGGGCGGACCAGTCAGCAATGCCGATATCGCGCTCGGCGCCGGCCATCCGGACAACCCATATTTCGGCACCGCCGCCCGCCTGCGCTACCTGGCTGCCGACGTCGGACCGCGGGTCTCGAACATCGACTCCATCTTCGTGCGCGCGCTCGCCGGCATCAAGGGCAGCTTTGCCGGCTGGGAATACGATACCGCCCTGCTGTTCTCGCGCAACAGGGTCAGCAACGAGCGCTCCGGCTACCTGCAGCGCGACGTCGCCTATGCGCTGCTCAACCCGACTGCGGCGAATGTCGCCCTGGCGCAAGCCGGCAGCCCGGCCTATGCCGCGCTGCCGGCCGGTACCCTGTGGCGCATCGGCGAAAACGCGGGGCTGAACACTCCCGAGGTGTACGGCGCGCTGTCGCCAAGGATCGCGAACGACGCCCGCACGAAAATCATCCAGGGCGACTTCAAGGCCACGCGCGAAGTCGGGCAGTTGGCCGGCGGCGCGATCGGCGTTGCGGCCGGCGCCGAGTGGCGGCGCGAAGAAACCGAGCTGCAGCCGACCGCCGGTACCGAACGCGGCAACATAATCGGCCTCGGCTACTCGGCCTACCGCGGCGCGCGCAATGTCTTCGCGCTGTACGGCGAGGCGCTGGCGCCGGTGCTGCCGGGCCTGGAAGTGACGGGCGCGCTGCGCTGGGACCATTTCACCGACGTCGGCAACTCGTACACGCCGAAGGCCGGCGTCAAGTGGCAGCCGGTGCCCCAGCTGGCCCTGCGCGGCACGTTTGCGCGCGGCTTCCGAGCCCCGAGCGCGGCCGAAAACGGGGTCGGCGGACTGGCCGCCTTCTCGACCGCGGCCGATCCCCTGCGCTGCGGCCTCGGCGTGGCGGCGGCCTGCAACCCGGCGTCGATCGCGATCATCACCTCGCCCAATCCGAACCTCTCGCCGGAACGCTCGAAGAGCTACAACCTCGGCGTCATCTGGGACCCCTTGCCGCGCACCAGCGTCTCGGTCGACTTCTGGAAGATCAAGCGCAAGAACGAGATCAACCAGGAACTGACCACCGCGGCGATCGCCGCCGGCCACGTTGCGCGCGACCCCAGCACTGCACAACAACCGGGCGACCCGGGGGCGATCACGGCCGTGCTGGCGAACTACGTCAACTCGGCCCAGACCGAGGTGCGCGGCGTCGACGTCGACGCCCGCCACACGGTGCGCCTGCCCGGCGACTGGGGCAATATCCTGCTCGACGGTAAATGGACGTATATCGACAAATGGCTGCGCACTGAACTCGACGGCAGCTCGCGCGACTTCGCCGGCACCCATGGCAACTGCGACGTCTCGAACTGCGTCGGCACGCCGGACCACCGCGTGAACCTGCGCGCCGCCTGGGACCGCGGCGACTGGCGCGTGTCGCTGAACGCCAACTTCCGCGGCACGATCGAGAATACGCAGTTCAAGAACGATCCGCGCGGCTGCGCCAGCCACTTCGCCAACGGCGAGGATGCGCCGAGCGACTGCAGGCTGGCCTCGTTCACGACCTTCGACCTGGTCGCGCGCTGGAAACCGCTCCCCGGCCTCGAAGTGTTCGGCAGCATCGAGAACCTGTTCGACAAGATCGCCCCCCTCGATCCGCTGACCTATGGCGCCCAGGCCTACAACCCGCTCGACTTCCAGGGCGCGGTGGGGCGTACCTTCACGCTGGGAGCGCGCTACACGTTCTGA
- a CDS encoding ABC transporter permease translates to MMHHEISPGLWTLAWRRLRADRLAMAALGVVGAFILLLLLSSSGLVAGDWEDEVAVNYAPPSFVGPDAAGAALARPQAPTPPNAFDPLAAELEVLKAEVHAGHPPRAKALTLPFGADKWGHDIVKKTIKGGETSIVVGLVAAFVAVALGTLFGALSGFFGGVVDDVFNWFYSIFTSIPSILMILTVAAVLQQKGVLTIVLILGLTGWTGPYRLIRAEYIKHKAREYVMAADAIGASSWRKMFSHIFPNVSHVALVQLSILVVGFIKAEVILSFLGFGVPVGTVSWGSMLNEAQNELILGKWWQLAAAAGAMALLVTAFSLFTDALRDALDPKIK, encoded by the coding sequence ATGATGCATCACGAAATTTCTCCCGGCCTGTGGACGCTTGCCTGGCGGCGCCTGCGCGCCGACCGCCTGGCGATGGCGGCACTGGGCGTGGTCGGCGCTTTCATCCTGCTGTTGCTGCTGTCCTCGAGCGGACTGGTCGCCGGCGATTGGGAAGACGAGGTGGCGGTCAATTACGCGCCGCCATCGTTTGTCGGCCCCGACGCCGCCGGCGCCGCATTGGCGCGCCCGCAGGCGCCGACGCCGCCGAATGCCTTCGATCCGCTGGCGGCTGAACTCGAGGTCCTCAAGGCCGAGGTGCACGCCGGCCACCCGCCGCGCGCGAAAGCGCTGACCCTGCCGTTCGGGGCCGACAAGTGGGGCCATGACATCGTCAAGAAGACCATCAAGGGCGGCGAAACCTCGATCGTGGTAGGGCTCGTCGCCGCCTTTGTCGCGGTCGCGCTGGGGACGCTGTTCGGCGCCCTGTCCGGATTTTTCGGCGGCGTGGTCGACGACGTCTTTAACTGGTTCTACAGTATCTTTACGTCGATTCCGTCGATCCTGATGATCCTGACGGTGGCCGCGGTGCTGCAGCAGAAGGGCGTGCTGACGATCGTGCTGATCCTCGGCCTGACCGGCTGGACCGGACCGTATCGCCTGATCCGCGCCGAATACATCAAGCACAAGGCGCGCGAATACGTGATGGCGGCCGACGCCATCGGCGCCTCTAGCTGGCGCAAGATGTTCTCGCACATTTTCCCGAACGTCTCGCACGTGGCGCTGGTGCAGCTGTCGATCCTGGTCGTCGGCTTCATCAAGGCCGAGGTCATCCTGTCCTTCCTGGGTTTTGGCGTGCCGGTCGGCACCGTGTCCTGGGGCAGCATGCTGAACGAAGCGCAGAACGAACTGATCCTCGGTAAATGGTGGCAGCTGGCCGCCGCGGCCGGGGCCATGGCACTGCTGGTGACGGCGTTTTCCCTGTTCACCGATGCGCTGCGCGATGCGCTCGATCCGAAAATCAAATGA
- a CDS encoding ABC transporter permease produces MLAYIVRRLWQMLPTMAGVIVLVFLLFNWVGGDPSYLLAGKMADEAAIANIRAQLGIDQPYYVQLGIFLKQIATFDFGNAWSTGEPVAHIIASRLGPSLTVLVPLTILETFFGIALALAIAFVRGSLTDRAVMVACTVGMSISILVYIIVFQYFFAYKLGLFPVQGWGESLGENLLRYALLPIIIGLAVSIAPTLRLYRSFVLDEVHQDYVRTARAKGLSERRIVWVHVLRNAAIPIITHVMANLPALLIGAFLLERFFGIPGIGREVILAVERSDFPVIKAITVYVAAATMMFNLLADLLYGAVDPRVQLK; encoded by the coding sequence ATGCTGGCTTATATTGTGCGGCGGCTGTGGCAGATGCTGCCGACGATGGCGGGCGTCATCGTGCTCGTGTTCCTGCTGTTTAACTGGGTGGGCGGGGATCCGTCCTATCTTCTCGCCGGCAAGATGGCCGATGAGGCGGCGATCGCCAACATCCGCGCCCAGCTCGGCATCGACCAGCCGTATTACGTGCAGCTCGGGATCTTCCTGAAGCAGATCGCGACCTTCGATTTCGGGAATGCCTGGAGCACGGGCGAACCGGTTGCCCACATCATCGCCAGCCGCCTCGGCCCCTCGCTGACGGTGCTGGTGCCGCTGACCATCCTGGAAACCTTTTTCGGCATCGCGCTGGCGCTCGCCATTGCTTTCGTACGCGGCTCGCTCACCGATCGCGCGGTGATGGTCGCCTGCACGGTCGGCATGTCGATCTCGATCCTGGTCTACATCATCGTGTTCCAGTACTTCTTCGCTTACAAGCTGGGCCTGTTCCCGGTGCAGGGCTGGGGCGAGAGCCTGGGCGAGAACCTGCTGCGCTATGCGCTGCTGCCGATCATCATCGGCCTCGCCGTCTCGATCGCGCCGACCCTGCGCCTGTACCGCAGCTTCGTACTCGACGAGGTGCACCAGGATTACGTGCGCACCGCGCGTGCAAAAGGCTTGTCCGAGCGCCGCATCGTCTGGGTCCACGTGTTGCGCAATGCAGCGATCCCGATCATCACCCACGTCATGGCGAACCTGCCGGCGCTGCTGATCGGCGCTTTTCTCCTCGAGCGCTTCTTCGGCATTCCCGGCATTGGGCGCGAAGTCATCCTGGCCGTGGAGCGCAGCGATTTTCCGGTCATCAAGGCCATCACCGTCTATGTGGCGGCCGCGACCATGATGTTCAACCTGCTGGCCGACCTGCTGTATGGCGCGGTCGACCCGCGCGTGCAATTGAAATGA
- a CDS encoding TonB-dependent receptor has protein sequence MLKRTMMSQAVSMALAAAFALPAFAQTSGTPEVPVARVEVTGSSIKRASAETASPVQVVTRDDLAKSGKGTVAEYLQTLTADGAGSLPTGFGNGFAAGSTAISLRGLGATSTLVLLNGRRMAPFARADDGQKSFTDLSTVPMEAVERIEILKDGASSTYGADAIAGVVNIILRKDFTGMVLKGEVGQSRYHDGEMAKASLTWGMGKLDQEGYNVLVNIEGYANKELMNKDRADRKWIGAGDLRRWGYPQNTQFAGGFITPGASSPTPTGALRDPVTGNFVSLPGCAALSTTTAQDPAGGCLWYHDQFRSMQPKIDGFNLYTRAAKRLSGGHELYAEAGYSRRDTEFTLIPPSVSPTVAFPPNAQFPTGVINYGTGANAIVLAANHPQNPYGVPVRLRYSAFDVGPSTRSADNAFMRAVIGVKGEVAGWDYDTAYVHSRSELDLNYSNMLNMPALAAALGNPASNLFPYYIGAQAGRNPASLYQAIARNATSHSTTRLDILDFKASRELMQLPGGAMGLAFGAEYRREKLDNPSLSGTENGSINASYVAARGDQDIKAVFVEVVAPVIKGVEVNGAVRYDRYENFSSTTPKVGVKWTPIQTFALRGTYSEGFRAPGPAESGVESQSTGTATARDPIRCPGGVPAAGGATLADCSVAVGAVKIGNPNLKPETSKGVTLGMVWDPLANTSFALDAWKIKRSDEINPLPYNEAAALPDAIRSDNNLVVNGVVQPNTGSLLLSRAPYRNSSFTEVKGVDLDLKQRFRMGDYGRATLGLTWTHIASWERAESATKHYQYAGTHGNCDTSNCAGTPKNKVSMVASWDRDALNLTATANYRSSMQNVAFAGDLCASKFANGSDAPYGCKLASFTTLDLSARYNLNRNLQLFASINNVLDKVAPLDPLTYGGLSYNPMDASGAIGRYFKLGARYQF, from the coding sequence ATGTTGAAAAGAACAATGATGTCGCAAGCCGTTTCCATGGCCCTCGCCGCCGCCTTCGCCCTGCCTGCCTTTGCGCAGACCTCCGGCACACCGGAAGTACCGGTCGCCCGTGTGGAAGTGACCGGCTCGAGCATCAAGCGCGCCAGCGCAGAAACCGCATCCCCGGTGCAGGTCGTCACCCGCGATGACCTGGCCAAGTCCGGCAAGGGCACGGTTGCGGAATACCTGCAGACCCTGACCGCTGACGGCGCGGGCTCGCTGCCGACCGGTTTCGGCAACGGCTTTGCGGCCGGTTCGACCGCGATCTCGCTGCGCGGCCTGGGCGCGACCTCGACCCTGGTGCTGCTCAACGGCCGCCGCATGGCGCCGTTCGCGCGCGCCGACGACGGCCAGAAAAGCTTCACCGACCTCTCCACCGTACCCATGGAAGCCGTCGAGCGCATCGAGATCCTGAAGGACGGCGCCTCCTCGACCTACGGCGCCGACGCCATCGCCGGCGTCGTCAACATCATCCTGCGCAAGGACTTCACCGGCATGGTGCTCAAGGGCGAAGTCGGCCAGTCGCGCTACCACGACGGCGAGATGGCCAAGGCCTCGCTGACCTGGGGCATGGGCAAGCTCGACCAGGAAGGCTACAACGTCCTGGTCAATATCGAGGGCTATGCCAACAAGGAGCTCATGAACAAGGACCGCGCCGACCGCAAGTGGATCGGCGCCGGCGACCTGCGCCGCTGGGGCTATCCGCAGAACACGCAGTTCGCGGGCGGCTTCATCACCCCTGGCGCGTCGAGCCCCACCCCGACCGGCGCGCTGCGCGACCCGGTCACCGGCAACTTCGTGTCGCTGCCGGGCTGCGCGGCCCTGTCGACGACGACCGCCCAGGATCCGGCCGGCGGCTGCCTCTGGTACCACGACCAGTTCCGTTCGATGCAGCCGAAGATCGACGGCTTCAACCTCTACACCCGCGCCGCCAAGCGCCTCTCGGGCGGCCACGAACTGTACGCCGAAGCCGGCTATTCGCGCCGCGATACCGAATTCACGCTGATTCCGCCATCGGTGTCGCCGACGGTCGCATTCCCGCCGAACGCCCAGTTCCCGACCGGCGTCATCAACTACGGCACCGGCGCCAACGCCATCGTGCTGGCGGCGAACCACCCGCAGAACCCGTATGGCGTGCCGGTACGCCTGCGCTACTCGGCCTTCGACGTCGGCCCGTCGACCCGTTCGGCCGACAACGCCTTCATGCGCGCCGTCATCGGCGTCAAGGGCGAAGTGGCGGGCTGGGACTACGACACCGCCTATGTCCACTCGCGCTCGGAGCTCGACCTCAACTACAGCAACATGCTGAACATGCCGGCGCTGGCCGCCGCGCTCGGCAACCCGGCAAGCAACCTGTTCCCTTACTACATCGGCGCCCAGGCCGGCCGCAACCCGGCCTCGCTGTACCAGGCGATCGCGCGCAATGCGACCTCGCACTCGACCACGCGCCTCGACATCCTCGACTTCAAGGCTTCGCGCGAACTGATGCAGCTGCCGGGTGGCGCCATGGGCCTGGCTTTCGGCGCCGAATACCGCCGCGAGAAGCTCGACAACCCTTCCCTGTCGGGCACCGAAAACGGTTCGATCAACGCCTCCTACGTGGCCGCGCGCGGCGACCAGGACATCAAGGCGGTCTTCGTCGAGGTGGTGGCGCCGGTCATCAAGGGCGTCGAAGTGAACGGCGCGGTGCGCTATGACCGCTACGAGAACTTCTCGTCGACCACGCCGAAAGTCGGCGTGAAGTGGACCCCGATCCAGACCTTCGCCCTGCGCGGCACCTATTCGGAAGGCTTCCGCGCGCCGGGACCTGCGGAATCGGGCGTCGAAAGCCAGAGCACCGGCACCGCCACTGCACGCGATCCGATCCGTTGCCCGGGCGGCGTCCCGGCCGCCGGCGGCGCGACCCTGGCCGATTGCTCGGTTGCAGTCGGCGCGGTCAAGATCGGCAACCCGAACCTGAAGCCGGAAACCTCGAAAGGCGTGACCCTGGGCATGGTCTGGGATCCGCTGGCCAACACCAGCTTCGCGCTCGACGCCTGGAAGATCAAGCGCAGCGACGAAATCAACCCGCTGCCGTACAACGAAGCAGCCGCCCTGCCGGACGCGATCCGCAGCGACAACAACCTGGTGGTGAACGGCGTCGTGCAGCCGAACACCGGCAGCCTGCTGCTCTCGCGCGCTCCTTACCGCAATTCGAGCTTCACCGAAGTCAAGGGTGTCGACCTGGACCTCAAGCAGCGCTTCCGCATGGGCGATTACGGCCGTGCCACGCTTGGCCTGACCTGGACCCACATCGCTTCGTGGGAACGCGCCGAGTCGGCTACCAAGCATTACCAGTACGCCGGTACCCACGGCAACTGCGACACCTCGAACTGCGCGGGTACGCCGAAGAACAAGGTCAGCATGGTTGCCTCCTGGGACCGTGACGCGCTCAACCTGACGGCAACGGCCAACTACCGCAGCAGCATGCAGAACGTGGCCTTCGCGGGCGACCTGTGCGCTTCGAAGTTTGCCAACGGCAGCGATGCGCCGTATGGCTGCAAACTGGCCTCGTTCACCACGCTCGACCTGTCGGCGCGCTATAACCTGAACCGCAACCTGCAGCTGTTCGCGTCGATCAACAACGTGCTCGACAAGGTGGCACCGCTCGATCCGCTGACCTACGGCGGCCTGAGCTACAACCCGATGGACGCCAGCGGCGCCATCGGCCGCTACTTCAAGCTGGGCGCGCGTTATCAGTTCTAA
- the aroG gene encoding 3-deoxy-7-phosphoheptulonate synthase AroG, giving the protein MPRTDDLRIREMKELTPPSHLIREFPVTPMAEETASAARVALHRILHGQDDRLMVVIGPCSIHDPKAALEYARRLVEQRHRFIGELEIVMRVYFEKPRTTVGWKGMINDPYMDNSFRINDGLRMARELLRDVNEMGLPAGTEFLDVISPQYIADLISWGAIGARTTESQVHRELASGLSCPVGFKNGTDGNIKIAVEAIRAASTPHHFLSVTKGGHSAIVSTAGNEDCHIILRGGKTPNYDAASVDDACKQIAALGLASRLMIDASHANSSKKPENQVPVCADIGRQIAAGDERIVGVMIESHLLAGRQDLVPGKELAYGQSVTDGCIDWETSVGVLEGLAESVRQRRLRGE; this is encoded by the coding sequence ATGCCTCGTACCGACGATTTACGCATCCGCGAAATGAAGGAACTGACGCCACCTTCGCACCTGATCCGCGAGTTTCCGGTGACACCAATGGCCGAGGAAACGGCATCCGCGGCGCGGGTGGCGCTGCACCGCATCCTGCATGGCCAGGACGACCGCCTGATGGTGGTGATCGGACCCTGCTCGATCCACGATCCGAAGGCCGCGCTCGAATACGCACGGCGCCTGGTCGAACAGCGCCACCGCTTTATCGGCGAGCTCGAGATCGTGATGCGGGTGTATTTCGAAAAGCCGCGCACGACGGTAGGCTGGAAGGGCATGATCAACGACCCCTACATGGACAACAGCTTCCGCATCAATGACGGCTTGCGCATGGCGCGTGAGCTGCTGCGCGACGTCAACGAGATGGGACTGCCTGCCGGTACCGAATTCCTCGACGTGATCAGCCCGCAGTACATCGCCGATCTGATCAGCTGGGGCGCCATCGGCGCGCGAACTACCGAGTCGCAGGTGCACCGCGAGCTCGCTTCCGGGCTGTCCTGCCCGGTCGGTTTCAAGAACGGTACCGACGGCAACATCAAGATCGCCGTGGAGGCGATCAGGGCCGCCTCGACGCCGCACCACTTCCTTTCCGTGACCAAGGGCGGGCACTCGGCGATCGTCTCGACGGCCGGCAACGAGGATTGCCACATCATCCTGCGCGGCGGCAAGACGCCGAACTACGACGCCGCCAGCGTCGACGACGCCTGCAAGCAGATCGCCGCCCTCGGCCTGGCCTCGCGCCTGATGATCGACGCCTCGCACGCGAACAGCTCGAAGAAGCCGGAGAACCAGGTGCCGGTGTGCGCCGACATCGGGCGCCAGATCGCGGCGGGCGACGAGCGCATCGTCGGCGTGATGATAGAATCGCACCTGCTGGCCGGCCGCCAGGACCTGGTGCCGGGCAAGGAGCTGGCGTATGGCCAGTCGGTCACCGACGGCTGCATCGACTGGGAAACGAGTGTGGGCGTGCTGGAGGGCCTGGCGGAGTCGGTGCGCCAGCGCCGTTTGCGCGGGGAATGA
- a CDS encoding ABC transporter ATP-binding protein codes for MSPNPNLNNSMLLQVRDLRISFRVDKKNTTEAIKGISFDVPQNATVALVGESGSGKSVSSLAVMGLLPPETTLIEPGSSVLFNGRELLHLPIAERRKLCGKDIAMIFQEPMSSLNPVFTVGFQIGEVLRRHMGMSKREARARTLELLEEVGIPDPANKIDAYPSQMSGGQQQRVMIAMAIACEPKLLIADEPTTALDVTIQKQIMELIAALQKKHRMSVLFITHDLGLVGEIADRVIVMRHGEVREEGSATQVFGAPRDAYTRALLHCRPTLDSRPVRLPVIDDYLSGRSDPLAALPQRARGYAADDENLLVVDNLAKSFTLREGLFGKRVFHAVKDVSFTLPRGKTLGVVGESGSGKTTVGLTLLRLHRATGGSARFDGRDLFALSDREYAAYKRRIQIIFQNPYASLNPRFTVGQILLEPMRIHGIGEDDRERTNTVHALLERVGLPAQAFHRYPHEFSGGQRQRIAIARCLTMKPEILVCDESVSALDVSVQAQVLNLLQDLQDEYKLSYIFISHDLSVVRYIADRVMVMHHGSVVEMADSDELYRNPQHPYTRSLLGAIPRLA; via the coding sequence ATGAGTCCGAATCCGAATTTGAATAACAGCATGCTTCTCCAGGTGCGCGACCTGCGCATTTCCTTTCGCGTCGACAAGAAGAACACGACCGAGGCGATCAAGGGCATCTCGTTCGACGTGCCGCAGAATGCCACCGTCGCCCTGGTCGGCGAATCGGGCAGCGGCAAGTCGGTCAGCTCGCTGGCCGTGATGGGTTTGCTGCCGCCGGAGACGACGCTCATCGAACCCGGTTCCAGCGTGCTGTTCAATGGGCGCGAGCTCTTGCACCTGCCCATCGCCGAGCGCCGCAAGCTCTGCGGCAAGGACATCGCGATGATCTTCCAGGAGCCGATGTCCTCGCTCAATCCGGTGTTCACGGTGGGCTTCCAGATCGGCGAAGTGCTGCGCCGGCATATGGGCATGAGCAAGAGGGAAGCGCGCGCCCGCACCCTGGAACTGCTGGAAGAAGTCGGCATTCCCGACCCGGCCAACAAGATCGACGCTTATCCGAGCCAGATGTCGGGCGGGCAGCAGCAGCGCGTGATGATCGCGATGGCCATTGCCTGCGAACCGAAGCTGCTGATCGCCGACGAGCCGACGACGGCGCTCGACGTGACGATCCAGAAGCAGATCATGGAACTGATCGCGGCCCTGCAGAAGAAGCACCGCATGTCGGTCCTGTTCATCACCCACGACCTCGGACTGGTCGGAGAAATTGCCGACCGCGTGATCGTGATGCGCCATGGCGAAGTGCGGGAAGAGGGCAGTGCGACGCAAGTGTTCGGCGCCCCGCGCGACGCCTATACGCGCGCCCTGCTGCATTGCCGGCCGACACTCGACAGCCGTCCGGTGCGCCTGCCCGTGATCGACGATTATTTAAGCGGACGCAGCGATCCCCTGGCCGCGCTGCCGCAGCGTGCGCGCGGCTATGCGGCGGACGACGAGAACCTGCTGGTGGTGGACAATCTCGCCAAAAGCTTTACGCTGCGCGAAGGCCTGTTCGGCAAGCGGGTCTTCCACGCCGTGAAAGACGTGTCGTTCACGCTCCCGCGCGGTAAAACCCTGGGCGTGGTCGGCGAATCCGGTTCCGGCAAGACCACGGTCGGCTTGACCCTGCTGCGCCTGCATCGCGCCACCGGCGGCAGTGCCCGGTTCGACGGGCGCGACCTGTTCGCGCTGTCGGACCGCGAGTATGCGGCCTATAAACGGCGTATCCAGATCATCTTCCAGAATCCGTACGCGTCCCTGAATCCCCGCTTTACGGTCGGCCAGATCCTGCTGGAACCGATGCGCATCCACGGTATCGGCGAGGACGACCGCGAGCGCACCAACACCGTGCATGCCTTGCTGGAGCGGGTCGGCTTGCCGGCGCAAGCCTTCCACCGCTATCCGCACGAGTTTTCCGGCGGCCAGCGCCAGCGCATCGCCATTGCCCGCTGCCTGACGATGAAGCCGGAAATCCTTGTCTGCGACGAATCGGTATCGGCCCTCGACGTCTCGGTCCAGGCGCAGGTGCTGAATTTGCTGCAGGACCTGCAGGACGAGTACAAGCTGAGCTATATCTTCATCTCGCACGATTTATCGGTGGTGCGCTATATCGCCGACCGGGTGATGGTGATGCACCATGGCAGCGTGGTCGAGATGGCGGATTCGGACGAGCTGTACCGCAATCCGCAGCATCCGTACACGCGCTCGCTGCTGGGGGCGATTCCGCGTCTGGCGTAG